The Xylocopa sonorina isolate GNS202 chromosome 10, iyXylSono1_principal, whole genome shotgun sequence genome contains the following window.
TATCTCGCGCGGTTCACTATCTCGGTAGTTCAATACGTTATCGACATTTCTCGTGTAATCGATTCTTCACCGTCGAAcaattgtaaacgcgactataCTAAATCTGTATTGTTCCCTTCGTTTCGCTGGGGTCGAATATTTCAGTTGTAGATATCCGGTAATTCTTTCCAAGAAACGTACAAGGAAGGTTAAGTTAGTATCGTCATGTTACGAAGATATTTAGCAATTAGGCTTCGTTGATAAGTAACACGGACGAACATTAATTGGGGGAAGTTATTACATACTTAAATTAGTCAAACATCTCATTTACATCATTTATCTTTTACACATTTCTGTTTAAACTTATCAGTTGAAATGCAAAACCAAAAGACCGACTAAACTGCGATATCCACCATACACGAAAAAAAATGGTCGCAACCGAAAAGTGTATCGATCGCTTCGCTTCAACGGTAGTTAAGAAGTAATATTTCTATTTCTGTTTACACATAAATATACCTCTTACGCTAGCTTCAGTTTCAGCACTTCATTTAACAATTTAACTTTCAAAGATTCGTCAAACATTATATTGAATTAATTATACTTGTTTAACCTTTACAAACAtaaataatacatttgaaaataATTTAGAAAACAGTGGTGTCTAAATTGTTAGATATATTCtcttcctttataacaatgcgtTCTTGTGGTTCTCTAAAACTTCGTGGAATCGTCCGTTTCTTAAGGTACTCGATGAAGCAAACGACAAAAGGGCAACtgtatataaaattatgatGAACAGATAGCGCATGATTCCGTGTAAAGCTGTGAAAGAATTAGGAAACAATTTCTGTAGTTTGCTGGACCAGCATCCGCGGAAGTTGTGCATTTGGGTTAAGCATACGCTTCCGAATTATTAAGAGCCATTAAACAAGATTATTAGTGATACTAACGCGTGGTACTTGACACGTTGAGCCTCCGACAAGGAACACCTGCAATACTACAACTTTCCTCATTTTCTCTACGTTTAGTTGTATTCGAATGATAAATACGTTCCTTTTTCTCTATTGATTTCGACAAATCTAAGtgtgtatttttcttttttttttatgaggaGAGTCATTCAagattttattaaatattttcactCATATTAAATGACTCTGAAGGAAAGAGGCACTTTTGGTAGGTCTAGTGTCAAGCTCTCGTGACGAAAAAATATGTACGAAAAGTATAACGGGCGTAGGGCAGGATGGGAGTATAAATAAACGGCGTAAGAATTTGAAAAAAGAGAACCGCGGTTTCAGTCGTTCTAGGGATTCTTGTCAGTTACCCCTACTACCTACGCATTCGACGCACCTTATACTACTCGACTGTTACTCGCAAGTTTATTGATCGTTTCGTGACTTCTGTCACTTTTCCTTCCGTTCGCTTGTTTTTCTCATTTTAACTGAACAGCTAAATGTCTGAAAACTATGGGTTGTACGAACAACGAGGCATGATGCATTGCGTACGTCAGCGAGATAAGAGAGACATTAAAAGATAAGGAATCTTTATGTTGTTTGAATGGGAAGATAACCGATTGCTTCTATTTGAagttattttcttattttcgctTTCTTCTAACTTCCGAGATAAACTGtgaaatgtatattatataataaatacaaaaaatatatttgttTCAGTCCGTATTCAACGGCGGGGgtggaaggaggaggaggaggcggcggcggcggtggtggtggcggcggcggtggtggcggcggcggcggtggtggaggGTGATAGGTGATAGTAGAAGTAACGGCGGTggttaaaaaaacaaaaaagtggAAGCGTGAAGTAGAAGGAGAATTATAGTCTAGAGGAGAACGTAGAGAAATTAATAGAAAGGAAAGATAGTAAGCAACAACGATGGCGGACACGAGTCAACAGCAACCATTGTCCGAGCCACACACAAACGGAGTAATGGACGGTTTAACAGAAGAGGAGAAGAGTAAGATGCGGCCTGCAGATATAGATGCTGTAAGATTCGTAGGAGAAATTGAACTGTCGTTTTGACCTTAAAAAGATATGATAGCATCGCTTTGTTTATTCTTATTTTTCCTTTGCAGGACATGAGAGAAATGGAAAGGAGGAAGAGAGTCGAGATGATGATGAATTCGAGACTCTttcgagaagaattagaacgtaTAATCGAAACACAGATGAAGGATGGTGCTGGACCATCGGGTCTGTTACAGCAAATTTCTGACATGATGGGTGCACAGGGTGCTCGGTTTAATGCAAACGTATTTAAAAGTACGTTGATTAAATGAACCAATTGTTTACCTACTTCTCAAACCATCAaccaattaattttatttactaTAGATTCGAATTGCGTGTTACCTATTAATGACATTCGCGGTGTCGAAAGTATGGGTTACGCAAAGGGGGAGAAATTGTTACGCTGCAAATTGGCAGCAGTTTTTAGACTGCTCGATCTTTATGGTTGGACCCAAGGTGTTGGTGGGCTAATTACGGCACGTTTGAATCAAGACCACGAGCACTTCTTAGTTAATCCGTATGGTCTGTTGTATCATGAAGTCACTGCCTCCAGTTTGATCAAGGTCGATATGCAAGGTACGATCGTAGAACAGGGAACGACCAATTTCGGTGTTCACGTGGCAGGATTTCAATTGCACTCAACGATTCACGCTGCTAGACCTGATATCAAATGCATTGTTCATATTACCACTCCGTCCGTTACTGCTGTGagtaaagaaacgataaattttGTTCCCTTTTCGTTAAATCATATTTTTTGTTACTTATTTTAGTAAAAAAaatgtttttcattttttttcacaGATCTCGTCGCTTAAATGCGGATTATTGCCGATTGGACAAGAAAGTATAGTAATAGGAGAGGTAAGCACGCATCAATATATAGGTGGATCTTTCGAGCcggaagagaaagaaaagataGCAAGAAATCTTGGTCCGATGAACAAAATCATGTTGTTAACGAATCGCGGTGCTCTCTGCTGCGGAGAAACTGTTGAGGAGGCTTTCTTCAATGTTTACAACATGGTCCTAGCTTGCGAAGCTCAGTTAAAATTAATGCCTGCCGGGTTGGACAATTTAAATCTAATTTCCGAAGAGTCTAAGAAAGCTATATTCGAAGCTTCACGAAAACCACCTACACCACAACATACGACTTCCATCGCTGATAGCACAGCCCTCGCTGAAAAGCTTGAGAAGCGTTGGCGTATTGGTGGAACTGAATTTGAGGCGCTTATGCGGATGCTTGATAATGCAGTAAGTATACAGATTTATTGTTTCTTTTGCTTTTCTTGtagttttttcttccttttttgaaCTTTTCGTTTTTATTTACAATTGagaaaattatatttatatgcATTTATCAACTGAAAAGACTTTTGATCAGCCTAATAGTTATTGCATATAATTTGGTGCTTTAAACCTATCTTGCAAACACGAATGTGTGGTAAAGACTGATATTATTCCTCCTTGGATAGCCGCAACCATGCGATTGTGTTAGTATGATAGAGTTAAAGTTTTATATTATACAAACCGGAATTTCGATTTTGCCCTACTAATACAAACGAGTAGTGGTTACTGTCCATGGAAAGTAGTTTCATCTGCTGACATCATTTCTCATTGAACGTTCGCGGTCACGTGTTTATAATAGTGAAACAGGCTCAGAGCTTTGTATTGATACAGTCGTTAAATTGACTCAATATAAAGCAACGTTCGAACCTTTTGCAGGGTTTCCGAACTGGGTACATATATAGGAATCCATTAGTGAAAGGAGAGCCTCCGCGACCTCGAAACGACGTTGAGGTACCTCCGGCGGTTTCGTCATTAGGGTATTTACTCGAAGAGGAAGAACTCTATAAACAGGGGTAAATATTTATTTGCCAGTAGAAGAATGGCCCACGATTATCAAAGGAaacttttaattatattttctgtttttttttgtcTGTATGCATAGGCTCTGGAAGGGTGGTCGTAAAGGCACGGATCGATCACGTTGGTTAAATTCACCCAATGTTTATCAAAAGGTTGAGATTCTCGAGACAGGAACTCCAGATCCGAAAAAGATTACTAAGGTAGAAGTCATCACTTTTGAGAACAAAACTGAGTAGATATTTCAACGAAATTGCGAAATAAATGAAAGTTACAGaaatataaaaagaaataaGAAAACAATGTGTGGTAACAAAATATTGGCGCAAGGATTAAAACGATCTTGCgaatattatattaaaaaaataataatttcaaaAAGTCAATGTCCAAATTTGTGAATCTTCTATGTGCACGTGTTGTTACATTTATAATCGTCTGAAAATTTATTCGTTAGGAAATAATTGTCGCAATTGTTCGTGGGTACAAGCTTCTAATGATAGCGCTCTCTATTCAAATGAGACAAAGATGAATCTTATTGCCTAACATCAATCATTGTTTTctttgaatatattttattgcaTGTATTCGAATGATAGTAAGCAGCAAACTTGTACGACTTTAAGACATCGGTTCACTTGATCAACGATATTGTATTCTTTGTTAGTTATACATGCTCACTTCTGCAGTGACGTTGTCATACTTTTGCTACATTCCAATTTATGATAATTTATTAGAAAATATATTGTCAAGTAGACCcgcagagagagggagggaggaagATACATATGATCACTTGATTCTCTAGGTGAAAAGGCATCTAAACGATTTTTTAAATGATCTGCTTATAATCAGCACAAAATGTAGTCTTAAATAAACATCACTATGATATCGCGCATCTCTTGATCGATTGATAAAAATTATAACGAAAGTTTATTGCATCTCTCTCTTGTAGCTTAttaatctatatatatataaataaatatatgtcTACTGTTTATCGTGTATAGGTAATttttaaagaagaaaagaacCCTTATTTTTACTGTACAACAACCTGACAGCATGTtgtataaaaaaatgtaaacaacAGAATTATACTTAAttctttatatttatatttcgaTAATGAACAGCCTTATTCTCGAGCATTTTTTcgagtttatggcatttggacGTTGCCCCAAGAACATCGCCTATAAGAGGAATATACGATGTCTATGGGTGGTGTCATTTAATTAATTCACATTCGAAACTGTGTATGAATGTGTGCCTGTTAAAATCGTGTCGTCGAAGCGATGGGTAACTTTTGGTCCCACTGCATTTACAAAACCAGATCGATCGACCCTATACaatgagagtgagagagagagggagtgagagggaaaggaagggaaaaaaagaagagaggggGAGATACACTCTCGGATAGTAGTCCTGATTGGTGGTAAATGTAGAAACAAAATGATCATTTTTTTAATAGTATGAGAACGAAGAATAATAGTCAACTTAGCCAAGAACTCGAACTTCAATTTGACGAAGAAACGATTTATTTAGAATGTCGTAACGTTAAGTACACCTTAATGCTCAGAAATTAATAGGAATGATAATACGACGACATCACCAGCAAGCAGGCACACATAACATACGCAGACAACGCGAAAGAGAAACGTATTTTACAAATGCTGTGTCGGATGTCGAATTATCGATGAGGGTCGAACTAACGTTCTGGTTTTGTGTGCAGTGGGTGTCAGACGGCTCTCCGACCCATAGCAGTACCCCGGTGAAGATCGACGGTGCCCTTCAGTTCGTACCGAAAAATACCAATCCAAAGGAATTTAAACAAATCCAACAACAGGTAAGTAACATAAAATCTCATTGATATTATTTATATCTTCATCCTTTGAAAATAATTAACACAGAAAAATATAGGAATACTTTGTATTTACAAACTGATCAAACCCTTGGAGTTGCTTTCCTTTTGTTCAGATAAAAGATTACCGCAGAGCAGACAAGATATCGGCTGGACCACAATCCCACATATTGGAAGGAGTTACATGGGAAGAAGCTAAAAAGATGCAGGTAATGTAAAAGATAAAACATTAAGCTTGGGAATTTGGATATATCTATTAACAAAGGAATATTCCTTTTTTTTCAAAAGGATGCTACTATTAGCGGAACAGGCGAACAAGTAGTATTGGTGGGTGCAGCCAGCAAAGGTATCATTCAAAGAGGCTTTCAACACAATGCGATGGTCTATAAGACACCGTACGCCAAAAATCCTTTCGATGCTGTTACCGATCAAGAACTCGATCAGTACAAAAAAGAAATTGAACGCAAACAAAAAGGAGATCTCTGTAAGTAAATGACTTGATACTTTAACTTGAAACAGTCAAGTTTGAAAATTGATGTCTTATCTAATATATGGTTTTTTTTATTTGTCAGATGATGAATCACAATCAGAATCGGAAGCACTGTCATCGTTTAATGTTAGTCGCGCAACACACGAATCAAGCACTGCCAAAAGTCCAATTCAGTCACCAGTATCCGTAACCTCGGAGACTGAAGAAGAAAGCAGAGATGGTGAGTGTTTTGTCTTTACGAGAGGAAGATCCAATATATGTGCGGACCAATTTATCGCTTTTTCAATTGCAGAACCCCGAGTACTACGAATAGAAACGAAACAAGTGCCTGCACCAAGTCAACCTGAAGTTGTATTGAGCGACGGTaagttattattaataattttaacTTTCGAGTTTCAATCTCGGATTGTTAACTTTCTCAGCAACAAAATCATTGTGAAAAAAGCCAAAGGAACGTGTAGGTTGCATGTTCGAAACAGTATATGTAAAAAGCCTTATGTCGTATCGTTCATTTTGTTTTCTTCTCATTTCCTACTTCCTTCCTGACTTTTATCGAATGTACATATGTGTTtcagtataatatttattttatataaatttcgCTTCTCTATCTTAACAATTAACAATAACAGTTACACGGTTTAACCCACGAATGTAAAGATGTTGCAATTTTCCACTCCACCTTGGTTTTTATCATTATTTTTGCCATCATTTATGATCACTAACGCTTGCACCTTGCATGCCCTGTCACATCCGCATAAATGTTATGCACGTTCACATTTACCAGGGACCTCGAATTTGTTTGTATTAATTTCCCTTTATTCCCACCTTTCTTCGTTTActtccttttatttttatttcgtaaCGCATGTTAATTGCCTTGTACACGCTATATTACGTAAAATCGTTTCCCTCAACGATTGCGAACCATCAAAAAGGTTAAACTAACGTTTCGTCGTTAAGTACAGTAAAGTGAAGTTGTGTGTAATGAAGACTGACATTTATGCAGGCTACCTGTATCAACACGGTTCATGGTTCTTAGAAACAACATATTTTTTTGTCCCGTCGACTATCGCGAACGGTCATTCATCATACGTCTTGAAGACGGGCAGGTGCGGGCATCCGTGATCATAAGAAGTATCTTCTCTCTCCATGAGAAAGAAGATAGATATCAAATGAGGGATCATTAAAAATGTAGTtgcgttgtttttttttttttggacaaTATGGTTGCAGATCGTGATTCACCCAGCAGATACTGCAGTCAGTGTGAAAACGAATATATCAACGAAATTGAAAATGCAGCTTACGTTGATCGCGAGAGCCGTAATAGTCAAGTTGCAGAGATATATCCTGAGGAACCGCGTTTAGAAATTGCTCGAAGCGATATTATCGCAGAGCGACTGAAACCTACGTTAATCGAGTACCGTCCTTTTCCTTCGACCCTTTTAACTAACGATAAGATTAATCATTCGGT
Protein-coding sequences here:
- the Hts gene encoding adducin 1-like protein hts isoform X3, with the translated sequence MADTSQQQPLSEPHTNGVMDGLTEEEKSKMRPADIDADMREMERRKRVEMMMNSRLFREELERIIETQMKDGAGPSGLLQQISDMMGAQGARFNANVFKNSNCVLPINDIRGVESMGYAKGEKLLRCKLAAVFRLLDLYGWTQGVGGLITARLNQDHEHFLVNPYGLLYHEVTASSLIKVDMQGTIVEQGTTNFGVHVAGFQLHSTIHAARPDIKCIVHITTPSVTAISSLKCGLLPIGQESIVIGEVSTHQYIGGSFEPEEKEKIARNLGPMNKIMLLTNRGALCCGETVEEAFFNVYNMVLACEAQLKLMPAGLDNLNLISEESKKAIFEASRKPPTPQHTTSIADSTALAEKLEKRWRIGGTEFEALMRMLDNAGFRTGYIYRNPLVKGEPPRPRNDVEVPPAVSSLGYLLEEEELYKQGLWKGGRKGTDRSRWLNSPNVYQKVEILETGTPDPKKITKWVSDGSPTHSSTPVKIDGALQFVPKNTNPKEFKQIQQQIKDYRRADKISAGPQSHILEGVTWEEAKKMQDATISGTGEQVVLVGAASKGIIQRGFQHNAMVYKTPYAKNPFDAVTDQELDQYKKEIERKQKGDLYDESQSESEALSSFNVSRATHESSTAKSPIQSPVSVTSETEEESRDEPRVLRIETKQVPAPSQPEVVLSDGENTVNGDHSDAHHSTFSQSSKETLPRAKAYRK
- the Hts gene encoding adducin 1-like protein hts isoform X2, producing the protein MADTSQQQPLSEPHTNGVMDGLTEEEKSKMRPADIDADMREMERRKRVEMMMNSRLFREELERIIETQMKDGAGPSGLLQQISDMMGAQGARFNANVFKNSNCVLPINDIRGVESMGYAKGEKLLRCKLAAVFRLLDLYGWTQGVGGLITARLNQDHEHFLVNPYGLLYHEVTASSLIKVDMQGTIVEQGTTNFGVHVAGFQLHSTIHAARPDIKCIVHITTPSVTAISSLKCGLLPIGQESIVIGEVSTHQYIGGSFEPEEKEKIARNLGPMNKIMLLTNRGALCCGETVEEAFFNVYNMVLACEAQLKLMPAGLDNLNLISEESKKAIFEASRKPPTPQHTTSIADSTALAEKLEKRWRIGGTEFEALMRMLDNAGFRTGYIYRNPLVKGEPPRPRNDVEVPPAVSSLGYLLEEEELYKQGLWKGGRKGTDRSRWLNSPNVYQKVEILETGTPDPKKITKWVSDGSPTHSSTPVKIDGALQFVPKNTNPKEFKQIQQQIKDYRRADKISAGPQSHILEGVTWEEAKKMQDATISGTGEQVVLVGAASKGIIQRGFQHNAMVYKTPYAKNPFDAVTDQELDQYKKEIERKQKGDLYDESQSESEALSSFNVSRATHESSTAKSPIQSPVSVTSETEEESRDEPRVLRIETKQVPAPSQPEVVLSDGENTVNGDHSDAHHSTFSQSSKEDVSVSEESPKKEKKKKKGLRTPSFLKKKKEKKKPAEA
- the Hts gene encoding adducin 1-like protein hts isoform X1; protein product: MADTSQQQPLSEPHTNGVMDGLTEEEKSKMRPADIDADMREMERRKRVEMMMNSRLFREELERIIETQMKDGAGPSGLLQQISDMMGAQGARFNANVFKNSNCVLPINDIRGVESMGYAKGEKLLRCKLAAVFRLLDLYGWTQGVGGLITARLNQDHEHFLVNPYGLLYHEVTASSLIKVDMQGTIVEQGTTNFGVHVAGFQLHSTIHAARPDIKCIVHITTPSVTAISSLKCGLLPIGQESIVIGEVSTHQYIGGSFEPEEKEKIARNLGPMNKIMLLTNRGALCCGETVEEAFFNVYNMVLACEAQLKLMPAGLDNLNLISEESKKAIFEASRKPPTPQHTTSIADSTALAEKLEKRWRIGGTEFEALMRMLDNAGFRTGYIYRNPLVKGEPPRPRNDVEVPPAVSSLGYLLEEEELYKQGLWKGGRKGTDRSRWLNSPNVYQKVEILETGTPDPKKITKWVSDGSPTHSSTPVKIDGALQFVPKNTNPKEFKQIQQQIKDYRRADKISAGPQSHILEGVTWEEAKKMQDATISGTGEQVVLVGAASKGIIQRGFQHNAMVYKTPYAKNPFDAVTDQELDQYKKEIERKQKGDLYDESQSESEALSSFNVSRATHESSTAKSPIQSPVSVTSETEEESRDEPRVLRIETKQVPAPSQPEVVLSDGENTVNGDHSDAHHSTFSQSSKEGSMSQDVSVSEESPKKEKKKKKGLRTPSFLKKKKEKKKPAEA